From one Rhodoferax sp. PAMC 29310 genomic stretch:
- the dcd gene encoding dCTP deaminase: MSIKSDKWIRHMAETTGMIEPFEPGQIRERDGNKIISYGTSSYGYDIRCAPEFKVFTNIHSTVVDPKNFDEKSFVDFHGDSCIIPPNSFALARTLEYFRIPRNVLTICLGKSTYARCGIIVNVTPFEPEWEGYVTLEFSNTTPLPARIYAGEGCAQVLFFESDKDDVCEVSYKDRGGKYQGQVGVTLPRA; this comes from the coding sequence ATGAGTATCAAAAGCGACAAATGGATTCGTCACATGGCCGAGACCACGGGCATGATCGAACCCTTCGAGCCCGGCCAGATTCGCGAACGCGATGGCAATAAAATCATCAGTTATGGCACCAGCAGCTATGGCTATGACATTCGCTGTGCACCTGAATTCAAGGTGTTCACCAATATTCACAGCACGGTGGTAGACCCCAAGAACTTCGATGAAAAGAGTTTTGTCGATTTTCACGGTGACAGCTGTATCATCCCGCCCAACAGCTTCGCCTTGGCGCGCACCCTGGAGTACTTCCGTATTCCGCGCAACGTGCTGACCATTTGCCTCGGGAAAAGCACGTATGCCCGCTGCGGCATCATCGTCAATGTCACGCCTTTTGAGCCGGAGTGGGAGGGCTACGTGACGCTGGAGTTCTCCAACACCACGCCACTGCCGGCCCGAATTTACGCGGGTGAGGGCTGCGCCCAAGTTCTCTTTTTTGAGAGCGACAAGGACGATGTCTGCGAGGTCAGCTACAAAGACCGCGGTGGCAAATACCAGGGCCAGGTCGGTGTGACCTTGCCACGGGCCTGA
- the guaD gene encoding guanine deaminase yields MKAYRAAILRFDPDLPPNTAAIYESDGLLVVGPDATGRQVVLAVGAYPALKDQWSHVQVTHWPERIIAPGFVDMHIHYPQTNVIGSPAEGLLPWLENYTFPEEIRFESLDYSADSARFFIAELLRNGVTTALAFATSHATSVQALFEAAQARQMRMITGLCLMDRHAPAELLNRANSGSERDATEQSLIDTETLIQQWHGKDRLGYAITPRFAPTSTDAQLHGAGELAARYSDVWIQSHVAENKEEIAWARELFPASRSYLATYDDFGLMRERAIYAHCIHFDDDDRALMRDTGTAAAVSPTSNLFLGSGFFDYAGADRVGFAYGLASDVGGGTSFSPFHTMLAAYYVGREGQTKQGLSLSPQHLWWQHTLGAAKALGLDGGRDVAAIGNLQVGCEADFVVLNPKATPLLARRTAQASSLDELLFSMIVLGDDRLIEKTVISQVN; encoded by the coding sequence ATGAAAGCTTACCGTGCCGCGATTCTGCGCTTTGACCCCGATCTTCCCCCCAATACGGCCGCCATTTATGAGTCGGATGGGCTGTTGGTGGTGGGGCCTGATGCCACTGGGCGGCAGGTGGTGCTGGCGGTTGGTGCTTACCCGGCCTTAAAAGACCAATGGTCCCATGTTCAGGTGACCCATTGGCCGGAGCGGATCATTGCGCCCGGGTTTGTGGATATGCACATCCATTACCCGCAAACTAATGTCATTGGCTCTCCCGCCGAAGGTTTGTTGCCTTGGTTGGAGAATTACACTTTCCCAGAAGAAATACGCTTTGAATCGCTTGACTACAGTGCGGATTCCGCTCGGTTTTTCATAGCGGAGTTACTGCGCAACGGTGTGACTACAGCGCTGGCGTTCGCAACCTCCCATGCAACCTCAGTGCAGGCGCTATTTGAGGCGGCGCAGGCGCGCCAGATGCGAATGATCACCGGCTTGTGTCTGATGGATCGCCACGCACCCGCCGAGCTACTGAATCGAGCCAATTCTGGCAGTGAGCGAGATGCCACCGAGCAAAGTCTGATCGACACCGAAACACTGATTCAACAATGGCATGGCAAAGACCGGCTGGGTTATGCCATCACGCCCCGTTTCGCACCCACCAGCACGGACGCCCAGTTGCATGGCGCGGGCGAGTTGGCCGCGCGCTACTCCGATGTCTGGATTCAAAGCCATGTGGCCGAAAACAAGGAAGAGATCGCTTGGGCGCGGGAATTGTTTCCCGCCTCACGAAGCTACCTGGCCACTTATGACGATTTTGGTCTGATGCGCGAGCGGGCAATCTATGCCCATTGCATTCATTTTGACGATGACGACCGGGCGTTGATGCGCGACACAGGGACGGCTGCTGCCGTCAGCCCGACCAGCAATCTGTTTTTGGGCAGCGGTTTTTTTGACTACGCAGGCGCTGACCGCGTGGGATTTGCCTACGGATTGGCCAGTGACGTGGGTGGGGGTACCAGCTTCAGCCCGTTTCACACCATGTTGGCCGCCTACTATGTGGGTCGCGAAGGGCAAACCAAGCAAGGTTTGTCGCTGTCGCCGCAGCATCTGTGGTGGCAACATACCTTGGGGGCTGCCAAGGCCTTGGGTTTGGATGGGGGCCGGGACGTCGCCGCCATCGGCAACCTGCAAGTCGGCTGCGAGGCGGACTTTGTGGTGCTCAACCCGAAAGCCACACCGCTGTTGGCGCGACGTACTGCTCAGGCCAGCAGCCTGGACGAGTTGCTGTTTTCGATGATTGTGCTGGGTGATGACCGGCTCATCGAGAAGACCGTTATTTCTCAAGTAAATTAG
- a CDS encoding adenosine deaminase, with product MTPKIVSLERMPELLRLMPKAELHMHIEGSLEPELMFALAKRNGLSMAFPDVETLRKAYVFDNLQDFLDIYHEGTLVLKTEQDFYDMTRAYLARAAADNVLHTEIFFDTQTHTGHGLSSDTVINGLHRACVDAKAELGISASLILCFLRHLSEEEAFECLEQAQPLLHKLVGVGLASSEMGHPPEKFARVFARCRELGLRPVAHAGEEGPPAFIWSALDVLKVERIDHGVQAMKDSALMARLAKDRIPLTVCPLSNLKLRVFPTLAQHNIGQMLEAGIVATINSDDPSYFGGYINENFTQTFAALGLGAQQAYQLAHNSFEASFVDASVKRQFIDRLNATFESFQ from the coding sequence ATGACTCCCAAGATTGTTTCCCTTGAGCGCATGCCTGAGTTGCTGCGCCTGATGCCCAAAGCTGAGTTGCACATGCACATCGAAGGCTCACTGGAGCCTGAGTTGATGTTTGCGCTGGCCAAACGCAATGGCTTGTCCATGGCTTTCCCCGATGTGGAAACCCTGCGCAAAGCCTATGTGTTCGACAACCTGCAGGACTTTTTGGACATTTACCACGAGGGAACCCTCGTCCTCAAGACCGAGCAGGACTTCTATGACATGACCCGCGCCTACCTGGCGCGCGCGGCGGCCGACAACGTGCTGCACACCGAAATTTTCTTTGACACTCAAACCCACACCGGCCACGGTCTGAGTTCAGACACGGTGATCAACGGCTTGCACCGCGCCTGTGTGGACGCCAAAGCCGAGCTGGGCATCAGCGCCTCGCTCATCTTGTGTTTCTTGCGCCATTTGAGCGAAGAGGAGGCCTTCGAGTGCCTGGAGCAAGCGCAGCCGCTGCTGCACAAACTCGTTGGCGTGGGACTGGCCTCCAGCGAAATGGGCCACCCGCCCGAAAAATTCGCACGGGTATTTGCACGCTGTCGGGAACTGGGCCTGCGCCCGGTGGCCCATGCCGGCGAAGAGGGGCCGCCTGCCTTCATCTGGAGCGCATTGGATGTGCTCAAAGTGGAGCGCATTGACCATGGCGTGCAAGCCATGAAAGACTCCGCGCTGATGGCCCGTCTGGCCAAAGACCGCATTCCTTTGACGGTATGCCCTTTGTCCAACCTGAAGTTGCGCGTGTTCCCTACGCTGGCTCAGCACAACATTGGGCAAATGCTGGAGGCAGGCATCGTGGCCACCATCAATTCAGACGATCCGTCCTACTTTGGCGGTTACATCAACGAGAACTTCACGCAAACCTTTGCGGCGCTGGGCTTGGGTGCTCAGCAAGCCTACCAACTGGCGCACAACAGTTTTGAAGCCAGTTTTGTGGACGCCAGCGTCAAGCGCCAGTTCATTGACCGCTTGAACGCGACGTTTGAGTCGTTTCAGTAA
- a CDS encoding PTS transporter subunit IIC, producing MDSFQHLLTVFFSFKAYVMLPIIIFLIALAARVPLQRALFSTVALAAGFAGVFIAFDFFVANISPAVRQLSLARGLSFPVLDVGWPPLAAITWASPLAAISIPLVLLTNLVLLAVGWTRTIYIDIWNYWHFAFMGVLVMSTSGSLWLGLSATLVLAIYCFKMTEWTAPDVERETGLKGISASPISVNGLVPYVAGVDWLLDRIPGIKAINYNPAQKKQAVSDAEDQLTALDMLSEPMVIGVLMGLALALAADYGLKESLELSVHIAAVMYLLPKSAGLIGEAMMPITTALREQVERHFPSRKNLVVAMDTGFLMHHKSVVVTGLLLMALAIGIALVLPGNRVLPLGDLPNVISVMSLSVLMMRGNVFRAVLAGIPVIITFLWVASSMAPAYTELAHRAPAFNVEGLGLITAFTDGGHQLRYWLYSLYRAQWWAIGVLPLIGAGIFFTRRRFIAMVK from the coding sequence ATGGACTCTTTTCAACATCTGCTAACGGTTTTTTTCAGCTTCAAAGCCTATGTGATGCTGCCGATCATCATTTTTTTGATCGCGCTTGCGGCACGTGTGCCCTTGCAGCGCGCGTTATTTAGCACGGTGGCGCTGGCCGCAGGGTTTGCGGGCGTCTTCATCGCATTTGATTTCTTCGTCGCCAACATCAGCCCGGCGGTTCGCCAGTTGTCGTTGGCCAGAGGCTTGAGCTTTCCGGTGCTGGATGTGGGTTGGCCGCCCTTGGCCGCCATCACTTGGGCGTCGCCGTTGGCAGCTATTTCCATTCCCTTGGTGCTGCTCACCAATCTGGTATTGCTGGCTGTGGGCTGGACACGCACGATTTATATCGACATCTGGAACTATTGGCATTTCGCCTTCATGGGCGTTTTGGTCATGAGCACGTCTGGCAGTCTGTGGTTAGGCTTGTCGGCCACGCTGGTGCTGGCGATCTATTGCTTCAAAATGACCGAGTGGACCGCTCCTGACGTTGAGCGGGAAACCGGGCTCAAGGGCATCTCCGCGTCGCCCATCTCGGTCAACGGCCTGGTCCCGTATGTGGCGGGCGTTGATTGGTTGCTCGACCGCATTCCCGGCATCAAAGCCATCAACTATAACCCGGCTCAAAAAAAGCAGGCCGTGTCGGACGCAGAAGACCAATTGACCGCGCTGGACATGCTCAGTGAACCCATGGTGATTGGCGTGCTGATGGGCCTGGCATTGGCGCTGGCCGCCGACTATGGTTTGAAAGAATCGCTGGAGTTGAGTGTGCATATCGCAGCGGTGATGTATTTGCTGCCAAAAAGTGCCGGCTTGATCGGAGAAGCCATGATGCCAATCACCACCGCCCTGCGTGAGCAGGTCGAACGGCACTTCCCCAGCCGCAAGAATCTGGTGGTCGCGATGGACACCGGGTTTCTCATGCACCACAAATCCGTAGTGGTCACAGGTTTGCTGCTCATGGCGCTGGCCATAGGCATTGCGCTGGTGCTGCCGGGCAATCGGGTATTGCCGTTGGGGGATTTGCCCAACGTGATTTCCGTCATGTCCCTGTCGGTGCTGATGATGCGCGGCAATGTGTTCCGCGCCGTGTTGGCCGGTATTCCGGTGATCATCACCTTTCTCTGGGTGGCCTCCAGCATGGCGCCGGCCTACACCGAACTGGCCCATCGGGCACCCGCGTTCAATGTGGAGGGGCTGGGCCTAATCACCGCATTTACCGACGGCGGTCACCAGCTGCGCTACTGGCTGTATTCCCTGTACCGAGCGCAATGGTGGGCCATTGGCGTGCTGCCACTGATAGGCGCCGGCATTTTCTTTACACGCCGACGCTTCATCGCTATGGTGAAGTGA
- a CDS encoding BMP family ABC transporter substrate-binding protein, with the protein MTDLQKRSLLKIAALTAVASAALVGCGKKEEPAPAPAPAPVPVVEAPAPKVEPLKIGFAYVGPVGDGGWTFAHDNGRKAIEAEFGDKVVTSYVENVPESADAERVIRDMAGQGNKLIFGTTFGYMEPMLKIAADMKDVKFEHATGYKQAENMRTYDSRTYEGAYLAGVIAGKMTKTNTLGVVASIPIPEVIRNINSFTLGAQSSNPKVKTKVVWVNGWFDPPKETEAATSLMNGGADVLFQNTDSPAVLKAAEAKGKRAFGWDSDMTAYGPKAHLASAVINWGPYYIKATKEALDGTWKGGEAAWWGVKEGAIDIVSIAEDVPADVKAKVEEVKAGLKDGSFSIWKGPIMDNTGKVQIEKDTVADDKFLGGLNFYVKGVEGKVPGAK; encoded by the coding sequence ATGACTGATCTGCAAAAACGCTCGCTGCTGAAAATAGCGGCACTCACGGCTGTAGCCTCCGCTGCGCTGGTAGGGTGCGGCAAAAAAGAAGAGCCAGCTCCTGCGCCCGCACCGGCCCCCGTGCCAGTGGTTGAGGCACCTGCTCCCAAGGTTGAACCGCTGAAAATCGGTTTTGCCTACGTCGGCCCTGTGGGTGACGGTGGCTGGACGTTTGCACACGACAACGGCCGCAAAGCCATTGAAGCTGAGTTCGGCGACAAGGTCGTCACCTCCTATGTTGAAAACGTGCCTGAATCGGCGGATGCCGAGCGCGTGATTCGCGACATGGCGGGCCAGGGCAATAAACTTATTTTTGGTACGACTTTTGGCTACATGGAGCCCATGCTCAAGATCGCTGCCGACATGAAAGACGTGAAGTTTGAGCACGCCACCGGCTACAAACAAGCCGAGAACATGCGCACCTATGACAGCCGTACCTACGAAGGCGCGTACCTGGCAGGTGTGATTGCCGGCAAGATGACCAAGACCAACACTCTGGGTGTGGTCGCGTCCATCCCAATTCCTGAGGTGATTCGCAACATCAACAGCTTTACACTGGGTGCACAAAGCAGTAACCCCAAGGTCAAGACCAAAGTGGTGTGGGTGAACGGCTGGTTTGACCCACCGAAAGAGACCGAAGCGGCCACGTCGCTGATGAATGGCGGCGCAGACGTTTTGTTCCAGAACACAGACTCACCTGCCGTTCTGAAAGCCGCAGAAGCCAAGGGCAAGCGCGCCTTCGGTTGGGATTCCGACATGACTGCTTACGGCCCCAAAGCCCACCTGGCATCTGCCGTGATCAACTGGGGTCCTTACTACATCAAGGCCACCAAAGAGGCGCTTGACGGCACCTGGAAGGGTGGCGAGGCCGCTTGGTGGGGCGTGAAAGAAGGCGCGATTGACATCGTGTCCATCGCTGAAGACGTGCCTGCCGATGTTAAAGCCAAAGTTGAAGAAGTCAAAGCCGGTCTGAAAGACGGCAGCTTCTCAATCTGGAAAGGTCCGATCATGGACAACACGGGTAAAGTTCAAATCGAGAAGGACACCGTCGCTGACGACAAGTTCCTCGGTGGCCTGAACTTCTACGTCAAGGGCGTGGAAGGTAAAGTGCCTGGTGCCAAATAA
- a CDS encoding ABC transporter permease, whose amino-acid sequence MDSYALLLAATLNAGTVLALASLGLLINEKVGIVNLGAEGMMLCAAIAGFATVVHTGNDWLGFAAGMGAGAVLAAIFGLLVIWLNTNQYATGLALTLFGAGFSAFVGTGFVQATMPPRPSFAIPFLSDIPLVGPALFRHHPLVYLTVFLALALIWFMYRTRSGLIMRSVGESPESAHALGYPVRRIRLLAVVVGGALCGLAGAYLSIIYTPLWVEGMVAGKGWIALALTTFATWRPARVLLGAYLFGGVTMLQFHLQGIGVNVPSQFLSMLPYVATIVVLALISRNPQWIRINMPASIGKPFYPGS is encoded by the coding sequence ATGGACTCCTACGCACTTCTTCTGGCGGCCACGCTCAATGCGGGCACGGTGCTGGCGTTGGCCTCGCTAGGTTTGCTGATCAATGAAAAGGTCGGCATCGTCAATCTGGGCGCTGAGGGCATGATGTTGTGCGCCGCCATTGCTGGCTTTGCCACCGTGGTGCACACGGGCAACGACTGGCTCGGTTTTGCCGCGGGTATGGGCGCGGGTGCCGTGTTGGCGGCCATTTTTGGCCTGCTGGTGATTTGGCTCAATACCAACCAGTACGCCACCGGACTGGCGCTCACGCTGTTTGGAGCGGGGTTCTCGGCCTTTGTGGGAACAGGTTTTGTGCAGGCCACCATGCCACCGCGCCCTAGTTTCGCCATTCCGTTCCTGTCGGACATCCCCCTCGTGGGCCCAGCGCTGTTCCGCCATCACCCTTTGGTGTACCTCACAGTCTTCTTGGCTTTGGCCCTGATCTGGTTCATGTACCGCACGCGCAGCGGCCTGATCATGCGCAGTGTGGGGGAAAGTCCTGAATCGGCGCACGCCCTGGGCTACCCGGTGCGTCGTATTCGCTTGTTGGCTGTGGTGGTTGGTGGGGCTTTATGTGGTCTGGCGGGGGCCTACTTGTCGATCATCTACACCCCGCTGTGGGTAGAGGGCATGGTGGCCGGCAAAGGCTGGATCGCGCTGGCCTTGACGACGTTTGCCACTTGGCGCCCAGCGCGCGTTTTGCTGGGGGCTTATTTGTTTGGTGGGGTCACCATGCTGCAGTTTCACTTGCAGGGCATCGGTGTGAATGTGCCTAGCCAGTTTTTGAGCATGCTGCCTTATGTGGCGACCATCGTCGTGCTGGCCCTGATTTCCCGCAACCCACAATGGATTCGCATCAATATGCCCGCTTCCATTGGAAAACCGTTTTATCCCGGTTCATAA
- a CDS encoding ABC transporter permease, producing the protein MLKLEARPQPSSLWSYGSPLLALLITVVIGTLMFTLLGKDPVKGLEMFFWLPIKNAYAIGELLVKATPLLIIALGLAVCFRSNIWNIGAEGQYIMGAIFAGGVALLADKTTGAWIVVPIIAAGVLGGMLWASVTAILRDRFNANEILVSLMLVYVAVQVLSYMVGGPWKDPNGFNFPQSKTFDAITRIPRLFDGSRVTIGVLFALAGVAGLWVFLFRTRAGFSLQVGGLAPAAARYAGFSSRRALWTALLISGGAAGLAGALEVAGPIGQLTTYVPAGYGFAAIIVAYVGRLHPVGMVFSAILMSMFYIGGEMAQSRLGLTKSLTGVFQGLLLFSLLACDTLVNYRLSFKGRK; encoded by the coding sequence ATGCTTAAGCTTGAAGCGCGCCCCCAACCGTCCAGCCTGTGGAGCTATGGCTCACCGTTGCTGGCGCTGCTGATCACCGTGGTGATTGGCACGCTCATGTTCACTTTGCTGGGCAAAGACCCCGTCAAGGGGCTGGAAATGTTTTTCTGGTTGCCCATCAAGAACGCCTACGCCATTGGCGAGTTGCTGGTTAAGGCCACGCCCTTGTTGATCATTGCCTTGGGGCTGGCCGTGTGTTTTCGCTCCAATATTTGGAACATTGGCGCCGAAGGCCAGTACATCATGGGCGCTATTTTTGCCGGTGGTGTCGCGCTGTTGGCTGACAAAACGACCGGGGCCTGGATTGTGGTGCCGATCATTGCCGCCGGGGTGCTGGGGGGCATGCTGTGGGCGAGTGTGACCGCCATACTGCGGGATCGGTTCAACGCCAATGAAATTTTGGTGAGTCTGATGCTGGTCTACGTTGCTGTGCAAGTGCTGAGCTACATGGTCGGCGGGCCGTGGAAGGATCCAAACGGGTTCAATTTTCCTCAAAGCAAGACCTTCGATGCAATCACCCGGATTCCGCGACTGTTTGACGGCTCTCGTGTGACCATTGGTGTGCTGTTTGCCTTGGCGGGCGTCGCTGGATTGTGGGTGTTTCTGTTTCGGACCCGGGCCGGATTCTCCTTGCAGGTCGGAGGGTTGGCGCCGGCAGCGGCGCGCTATGCCGGATTTTCCTCACGTCGTGCCTTGTGGACAGCCTTGTTGATATCGGGCGGGGCGGCCGGTCTGGCCGGCGCATTGGAAGTGGCCGGGCCAATCGGCCAGCTCACCACCTATGTGCCCGCAGGCTATGGTTTTGCGGCCATCATCGTGGCCTACGTGGGGCGTCTGCACCCGGTCGGCATGGTGTTTTCGGCGATTTTGATGAGCATGTTCTATATCGGCGGCGAAATGGCCCAGTCCCGTTTGGGACTGACCAAGTCACTGACGGGCGTGTTTCAGGGCCTGCTTCTGTTCAGCCTGCTGGCGTGTGACACGCTGGTGAACTACCGGCTTTCTTTCAAAGGGCGCAAGTAA
- a CDS encoding ABC transporter ATP-binding protein has protein sequence MTIPRLQLANITKSYPGVVANSDVSLTVLPGETHAVLGENGAGKSTLMKIIYGSVKPDSGTVHFNGKVAHVRNPQEARALGISMVFQHFSLFDTITVAENVWLGLSKTLTLDEVTRSITAKAAEYGLDIDPARPVHTLSVGEMQRVEIIRALLTNPQLLILDEPTSVLTPQAVDKLFVVLKKLASEGCSILYISHKLHEIRELCNACTVLRGGKVTGTCNPAEESNASLSKLMIGAEPPLLTRRAPNTGGVVLQVQNLSLARDDQFGVDLVDLSMHVRAGEVVGIAGVSGNGQRELLYALSGEDVRSPAGSIQIEDADVAKMHPAHRRRLGLHFVPEERLGRGAVPTLSLAQNMLLTRDDAISWPRFAGGWIRIAQLQTHAAGIIKRFNVKANGPRAAARSLSGGNLQKFIVGREIDAKPKLFIVSQPTWGVDVGAAAQIRGEILALRDAGCAVLVVSEELDELFEVCDRLHVIAHGRLSPSVPVADATVEKIGEWMSGLWHKDVQDHLLRTESEAAHA, from the coding sequence ATGACCATTCCTCGACTTCAATTAGCCAATATCACCAAAAGCTACCCAGGTGTCGTGGCCAACAGCGATGTGTCGCTGACTGTCCTACCGGGAGAAACCCACGCGGTGTTGGGTGAAAACGGCGCGGGCAAGTCCACACTGATGAAAATCATCTACGGCTCAGTCAAACCCGATTCAGGCACGGTGCACTTCAATGGCAAGGTGGCACATGTGCGCAACCCACAAGAGGCGAGGGCGCTGGGCATCAGCATGGTGTTTCAGCATTTCAGTTTGTTTGACACCATCACCGTGGCGGAAAACGTGTGGCTGGGGCTGAGCAAAACCCTGACGCTGGATGAAGTGACCCGCAGCATCACCGCCAAGGCGGCCGAGTATGGTTTGGACATTGACCCCGCGCGGCCCGTGCACACCTTGAGCGTGGGCGAGATGCAACGGGTAGAGATCATTCGTGCCTTGTTGACGAACCCGCAGTTGTTGATTCTGGACGAGCCCACCTCGGTGCTGACCCCGCAAGCGGTGGACAAGCTGTTTGTGGTGCTGAAGAAACTCGCCAGCGAGGGTTGCAGCATCTTGTACATCAGCCACAAGCTGCATGAAATTCGCGAGCTGTGCAATGCCTGCACTGTGCTGCGCGGCGGCAAGGTCACCGGGACTTGTAACCCTGCGGAAGAATCCAACGCCTCGCTTTCCAAACTGATGATTGGCGCCGAGCCGCCACTGTTGACCCGCCGAGCCCCCAACACCGGTGGGGTGGTGTTGCAGGTGCAGAACCTCAGCTTGGCACGCGATGACCAGTTTGGTGTGGACCTAGTCGATCTTAGTATGCACGTGCGTGCCGGCGAAGTCGTGGGCATTGCGGGCGTCTCGGGCAACGGACAGCGTGAATTGTTGTACGCCTTGTCGGGCGAAGATGTGCGCTCACCCGCGGGCTCTATTCAGATCGAAGATGCCGATGTCGCCAAAATGCACCCGGCGCACCGGCGCCGACTGGGCTTGCACTTTGTGCCAGAGGAACGATTAGGGCGTGGCGCTGTGCCCACACTCAGCCTCGCGCAGAACATGCTGCTGACCCGCGATGATGCGATTTCGTGGCCGCGTTTTGCGGGCGGCTGGATTCGGATCGCCCAACTGCAAACGCATGCGGCTGGCATCATCAAACGCTTTAACGTCAAGGCCAATGGCCCGCGCGCGGCGGCCCGTTCGCTGTCTGGGGGTAATTTGCAAAAGTTTATTGTGGGGCGCGAGATTGACGCGAAGCCTAAACTCTTCATCGTCTCCCAGCCCACTTGGGGCGTTGACGTGGGTGCGGCAGCGCAGATTCGAGGCGAAATTCTAGCGCTGCGCGACGCCGGTTGCGCCGTGCTGGTGGTCAGCGAAGAGCTGGATGAATTGTTTGAAGTGTGTGACCGGCTGCATGTGATTGCGCATGGGCGACTGTCCCCCTCGGTGCCCGTGGCGGATGCCACGGTGGAAAAAATTGGCGAATGGATGAGCGGCCTGTGGCACAAAGACGTGCAGGACCACCTGCTGCGCACTGAATCGGAGGCCGCCCATGCTTAA
- a CDS encoding LysR family transcriptional regulator, with translation MRDHVLFDKIDLHLIRVLHTVLTERSVSKAAIRLGMHQPAVSASLKRLRDFAGDPLLVRSGAGMVPTDAALRMVEPAASILRAAEMLFSDARGFDPATAQNTFRVGASDYLDPLFLPHLVAQIKSQAPLCYIEILPLSAASDYRAQLAQGEVDVVIGNWATPPDDLHLGRLFGDEVVSLVATQHPAVRRGWDAAAWLEADHIAPTATHPGAKGVIDDHLDALGLQRNITARCPHFGLIPAMVASTLLVLTTGRQYCERYIDHLPLTILPSPIEFPRMMYYQLWHERTHTATAAKWLRERVKSVAATLKNKEKQAPA, from the coding sequence ATGAGAGACCACGTCCTATTCGACAAGATTGATCTTCATTTGATCAGGGTCTTGCACACGGTGTTAACAGAACGAAGCGTTTCCAAAGCCGCCATCCGACTGGGCATGCACCAGCCGGCGGTCAGCGCGTCGCTCAAACGCCTGCGTGACTTTGCGGGCGACCCTCTTTTGGTGCGTTCAGGCGCCGGTATGGTGCCCACCGATGCTGCCCTGCGCATGGTTGAGCCCGCCGCCAGCATTCTGCGCGCCGCTGAAATGTTGTTTTCAGATGCCCGTGGGTTTGATCCCGCCACGGCACAAAACACCTTTCGCGTGGGTGCCAGTGACTATCTTGACCCCTTGTTTTTGCCGCACCTGGTGGCGCAAATTAAGTCTCAGGCGCCGCTGTGTTATATCGAAATTTTGCCGCTGTCGGCCGCGTCTGACTACCGGGCGCAATTGGCACAGGGTGAGGTGGATGTGGTGATTGGCAACTGGGCCACGCCGCCAGACGACCTGCACCTTGGGCGCCTGTTTGGCGACGAAGTGGTGTCGCTGGTGGCCACCCAACACCCTGCCGTGCGCCGGGGTTGGGACGCCGCAGCATGGCTGGAGGCGGACCACATTGCCCCCACGGCTACCCATCCGGGTGCCAAGGGCGTGATTGACGACCACCTGGACGCTTTGGGCCTGCAGCGCAACATCACCGCACGCTGCCCTCATTTTGGTTTGATTCCTGCCATGGTGGCATCCACCTTGCTTGTACTCACGACTGGGCGCCAATACTGCGAGCGCTATATTGACCACCTGCCATTGACGATACTCCCCAGTCCGATCGAGTTTCCGCGCATGATGTACTACCAACTCTGGCATGAGCGAACCCATACCGCAACCGCGGCCAAATGGCTGCGCGAGCGGGTCAAATCAGTGGCTGCCACGCTTAAGAACAAAGAGAAACAAGCCCCCGCATGA